TCATCATTATACatattgtgggggggggggatgaccgTGCAATACATTTCTGGTCAGTGGTAATGGTATGCCTGTTATTAACTGGTCTATATTTCAAGGGACATTTTGTTGCCGCATGTAGCTAGCTGGTCAAGagaggtggttagagggttgATATTATTAAACCCTGGTCTGTGTGAGATTATGACTAAACAATACTGAGCCTGAAGAAGATTTGGCCATTTTACACACCCCTGCAGCTTGACCgttaagaatgtgttctttgtGTATTTGTTTGCATCTTTCTAGAGTGTCTTGTACATATTTGTATTGTGCCTTTTTAGCCATCTATATTGTATATGAATATATCATCTCTAAGGGAAATACTTAAGTTGTGTTAAATGCATTTATCAAACATGGTTGTTGTTACACGTTAGTTTAAGTGTTATTTTACTACTCATCTTTTGTTTTTACCGTCATTAATCGGTGCTGAAATCTTTTATTTGTAACTATCAGTAGCACTGAAAAGCTTACTGTATGTGAATAATGTCTTTTTTTCCTTTTGAATACGTTTTTTCTTGTTTTGATTGTCCTGCCGATGACATGTTACAGTGGAAATTCTCTCCTTTTAAAGACGATTCGCAGCTTTGTTCACTAAGTCATCGCATCCTTCCCTTTGTTGAAAACTGAATCCCAATGCTGTCATGTAGCATTTTCTGAGTCGCTGTGACTGGCTTTTACCGCTTAGACAATCAAATCTGTATCACGTGGTACTTTTGAATGGTGCCCAGATCCACCGCCTGCGGTGAAGCATGTATATAGACTTGCAGTATGTTTGGTGTATGTTCTCCTAAAACAGTACATGTTACTACCTAATGGAGTTGAGAGGAAATGGATGCATTGTAAAATGATGAATTAGATCCTTTAGAATGGAAGGGTGTCATGGACATGGCATTTTGTGAAGTTGACACACATTTGGAAGTCAGCATACCCAAACCAAAATCCCATgtattgttttttattgttgAACTGTTCATTAGATCATCTTTAGTTTTGTTTGCCTTTCACCCCTTTGATTGGTATGATTTAGTTTGTTTTATCTTAGGTGCATGTATTTCTATCAGTGATGGTTTCTGATTTAAAGTACTCTGTTGCTAAAAAAAGttgattgtttaaaaaaaaagctgTCTGCTTTTTACATTTCCCTTGGATTTGTGTTGAAGACTAAGAACTATGTACAATTTTATAAGTGCATTTTGACAAGTCTCGGTTGGCTGTCATGTAGTGATTTACATTTCAAATGCAAGGAGCTATGAAGGCACAGCTTTGTAGGGACATATCTGGCTCAACTTGATCATGTTATTTCTTGAATACTCAGCTAGTGTGACTATCTTCTGTAGAAAAAAAGCCTTGACGATAAAACATGTAAGGGACGTGTTTTCCCACCCCACTTTTTTTTGTCTGGGACCAGAACACTGTTGAAGGCCCAATAAGGTTGTCCTGTGTATAATAACACTCAAGGcaattgtaaatacaaataaaatgactTTGAAAGTGCCTGGTTTTCATTGTCTTTGCACATTTTATAGTCATGTTTGCATACAAAGAACAAAAAAATGCAAATGTACACCATTAAGTGCTTCAGAACCTCTCGCTAGCAGCTGTATGAAAATGATTGTGTGAGAGATGACACTTATTAAATCCTCTGAGGTTATTACCATCGAATCCTAAAAATGTCCACGCTGGAGGCCCTGCTAACGTTTCAGTATGTAACCCTGATCCGCTGTGGTCACGAGACTGCAGTAGTAAGAACTTCATGACAATAATACACATTTCTGGAATGTTTACTGTGCTATGGGAAGCTCAATTCGTCTAATAGTATGCCCCGGTGACTTCAGAGGCTCTGTCCCCTTCCTCTGGAATGTACCACCGGCTCGGTTCAAATCGTCCGCAGCTCAAGAGATCAGAAATGTTTCGAGGCTATTACTCAGTGGCTTTCTTCCATGCTATGCCAGAGGCCTGGGTCTAACAACTTCAAACTGCCTAATTCGGAGCTGCTAAAGCAGGATTTTAAAGAGCTGATAACTTTGAAAGATTCAAGACGGCGGTAAATCTGTGATCACAAATGTGATCACTGTCCTATTTCATGTATTTAAACCCTGTGATGCATACAATCACATATTTGTGATCATTGTTGAGTGCACGGTCCCTGCAGCGAGCCATCACTAATATGATTGGAACAGTAGCAACAGAACGTATGATGCAACAAACGCGTCTAAACTATCATTGTCTGAAAAGCATCCAAATAATCTTTTGTACTAATTGGAAATAAGTCTTCACAACTTTATTCCTCAATTTCATCTGTTATTGTAGAAGATAAACGCGAACGTCATCCGAACACAGCCAAACTCATTCCATAAACCAGTCTAAATAACAGGTTACGCTGACCAAAACATACGTTAGTAACCTAACAGTTAGACTTATTTACAATGTGCCACATCTCTGGTGAGTACAAGGGAGAAATGCAATATTGTTTAGAAAAGCGATGCGTGTCAGCTAAATTAACAGCAGTTAAATGATTTATGATGGCAGCCATGTTTGTTTGACAAGTAAATACTCCCTAATCCCAGAATGCCATTCACTATAAAACGCAAATAAACAAATTCAAAGATGGCTGCGCCCTTTGTCTGAAAAATATGAATTTAGATTTGTAATATGCTGAAAAGTGGCCAAACTTCAATGTACTTGTTATAGTGTATACAAAAACTGGAGCACATGACTTGACAAGTCGTTTACAGTTTTTGACAAATCACAAAGCAAATAAATGTTATCACCTCACAGATCATCACTTCAAATAGAAGCCGACTGCCCAGCCTAACCATACGCGAAAGTTTATCAGGGTTGTCAAGTTTGGATGAAACCACTATGATGGGGGATTTATCAGGGGCAAACACAGGAGAAGTttataagttaaataaaaaataaaaccccTGGAAGGGGGTGTGGGGTATGTGCTGGCAACCCTGAGGTACCATAGTTACAATCTGATGCCACGTtcaaacaactgggaactcagaaagaCAACTTTGAactttttgaacggtcatccaactcgggcctctttctagagctccaactttccgacctgaagatcactgacatcatgatttgacccCGAGGAGGTGCGGTATATAGCCAagataccacggctaagggctgttcttctgcacgacgcaacacggagtgccaggacacagcccttagccgtggtgcattggccatatatcacaaacccaataaggtgccttattgctattataaactggttaccaacacaattagagcagtacaaatacatgttttgtcatacccgtgggcaaactgtttttcaagaaactgttacgatcagtaggtttcctgtaaagatcagtgtatagaacattatcctCAAACAAAATCAGAAGATCAAGCAAACTAATTTGACGTGTGTCAGATTGCGTAGTAAATCTCAGGTGCCTGGAGCTGTTTCTCTTCACCCCTCAATAGAACAAAAACATCAATGTACCGTTTCCAAATAATAATGTTAGACAAGATGTTTTGTTGTTGAGAGGATTGAAAATggactgtttctccatgtaacccaaaTTAGCATAGTTAGAAGCATTAGTAAACCCATAGCAGTACCCTTCATCTGAATTAAGAAATCATTTAGAAATATGAAGTAGTTGTGTGCAAGTACTATTTCAGACAATGTCATAATGCATGCACTGGAAGGTAATTCATTAGGGTCACGTTGCAGAAGACAATGTTCCATGGCTTCAATACCGCCCTCGTGTGGAATATTCTGTATAacgactcaacatcaaaagtaactaaCAAAGTACAATCAGGGAGAGGATCAAGAGATTCACTAatagagatcatactgctggtgtcctttacaaaggagggaaGCTGTTCTGCGAGTGCTCTAATAAAAAGTCAACAAAAGTCGATAAAGGGGCCGTTACTGTGTCAATGCCCGCTACAGTGGGGCGCCCTGCAGGTTTTGTAACATTCTTGTGTAATTTCGGCAAAGTATAGAAAGTTACACTTTTAGGGTGTTGATTAACCAAaaagttgtgttttttttttggtgATCTGACCAGAACTTAAAACCTTATCTAGGACAGTAAAGATAGTGTTCTGAAAATAGGAAGTGGGGTCACTTCTGAGTTTCTTGTAAGAGGTGTTGTCAAGCAGTTGTCTAATGACACTCCTTTACATAAACTGTACTATCCATGAGTACAACCGACCCGCCCTTATCAGCAGGGCGGGTAAGGACTGACGTATCGGATTGTAAATCAAGCAAAGCTTGTGTTTCATTCTCTGTTAAATTATGGAAGGATATGTACTCCTGTTTTGTTCTTAAGGAGATtaccaacatatttttcaacGAGTCTGCAATACGTCTCAATAGAGTGATTGCGATTGGCTGGAGGTATAAAATAACTCTTACTTCTAAAAGAAGTTGGAGTATGTGCAGGTGAGCAAACTACATGTTCAGTTGAAATATCACGATTAGGGGAGCTGAAGTTTTCCATTAAAGGGATgttccaacaacaacaaaaacactgctagccagcacctcgcctgaacaggtgtgcgtttctttcgcctccagattcatctgtaaaagagaccttggtctcagcatgactccctgtcaaaataaagtttaaatatatatttttttaaaggaccTTGGTATTTTCACCAGTGTGGGAAGGGCTCACACAGCCATCTGTCATGTGGATTCCATCTCCACATGTGACAGACCATTTAGTCACtgtgggtaaattgtgactgaatGACTAATTGAGACTGACTGCAATGTCGGCTGCAATGTCAAACAAGCCCATACAACCTTCTCCATGTTCAGGAGGTCTCTGATGATCCATTCAGGAGTAGAAGTTATCAGCTAAGTTCCTCATCCTCTTATTGACTCTGATGACCGGTTCTGTAGGACCCATTCTATGGCTCATAAGCCTAGAGTCCACTTCGTCATGGCAATCTGAGGTGAGATCCTCTGGCTCAGACCTTGGCTCCGGCTCGAGGCAACGCTCTTCTTCTCTCAGCTGTGTGATCTTTGGGTGACTGTACTTGTAGTATATCACCTTAAGACCGAGCCCAACAATGTAGAATGAGATCATAATGCCAAGGATGACATAGGGATCTAGTGGCAGTTCAAAATATGGAGGGTTCTTCTTCATCTGCCACACCCAAAGACCACAAAGCATACCAATATCCACTCCTATCCAGGTGTGGTAGAGGGTGCTCTGGCACCTGGTGTCCCCCTTTATCACATTGAACCAGCTGAAATACCAGATGAGTCCTATGGTGGCCCTGTAGAGCCATTCTCCACCGGCACTGTCCATGAAGTCTGTCTTGAGTCGCCAGGCGAAGAAAAAGAGAACCATCCAGGAAGACAGGAAGTGGGCAGTGATAAAGCAGGGGAAGGCTGAGGCAAAGAGGGCGACTGCTGCCACACGCGGACCAATAAGGAGCAGGTTCCACAGGAAGTAGACCACGGAGGAGAACCAGCCCTGCTTGGCCTTGTCAGGGAGGAAGGAGCGCAGGGAACGGTGGTACATGGTCACACTGACGGTGATGACAGATGCTGAACCAAGTGCCTTcaagactgagggagagagaacatcaACACAGGATGTTAAATAACAGACTGATCAACTAACTGACAATGGATGAAATTATAAAAATGTATCATAATGTTTGGAGTCTGTACTCTTAGATTATGTAGGGTCAGGAGAAAACTCTGAAGCCTAGTTACAGGGCAATACCAGCCACAATGTGCCATACCTCTAGGACTGTCACATTTGGCTCCCTATtttttgcactacttttgacgagggcacataggactctggtcaacgtTGTGtatgatatagggaatagggtgtcatttgggacgcagtctcTGTCTATACATGTATGTACTTGTGATGGGCTCAACCTCTCCCCTCTGGACAATGATAGTGATCATGAGGACAAGCTGTGGGGTGCTCTCAGAGAAAGCCTCGATGAGGCGCAGCAGGCTTAGGTCATGGGTCAGATACACAGCATCGCCGTCCATGTAACGCTTTCCACAGCAGAAGCCACATATCGAGATCCTCACCACACCAGCATATCTAGAATGACAGCCAAGCAGTATGTGTAATTTGAAACTATATTCACCATCTTAATTCTATAATACAAAGAAGTGTGGTTACAAAGGTGTTTCTGTCTTGAGATGAGTGGGAAACTCTTTCAGAGAACTGCTACTCATTTACTTCAATGATGTACTACTTCATGAATGTACAACTCTGACAATGTACTCTGGAATGTTTATGTATCATTTAAAACATGGTATTAGGCAATTGTATTTGCTGTATTTTTCCTGTCAGCCGGGACTATTCCTTTCAACTGCAACACAATCAGTGGAGCAGAAAGGGAAACAGAGAAGGAGAATTCTTAAAGGAGCCTTGCTTGCCAGACTCACAAGGACTCTGAAAACAACCTTTTTAGATTATAAACACAGCCTGTACTGTTTCCAGTTCAACACCAAGTAAACACAGTTGAACTCCACCTGAGGTAGACTCCCATCTGGAAAAGATGTAGGATCTTGAGAGAGCAGAGGTTCTTCACAAGGCTCTCAGTCCTGGTCTCAGTCCCGTCCTTGTCATAGTGGTACCACAGCCAGCTGAAAGCCTGGACCAGGGCTGAGGAACCTAGGAGTAGGAACACCAGCAGTCCCATGAACACATAGTCCTCTTCCTGATAAAAAGACACCACCGCCCACGCGTCCAGTCCCACGTCCAGGAGAAAGAACACCAGACCACCGACTGTCAACAGGAAGTCAGATACTGGGTACTTGAAGAGAGGGCTTCCCCCGTCCTCCTCCATGATGACTGAGTAAACCTCAATTCCACACGTTTGCGGTTGCTCTAGCATTTCACCCTCAAatggaaaagaaaagaaaaagaaaaacacagccGCTACTTGTGACTCCTGCTCACTGAGTGACCCATCGACTGGGAAACTGAAGGTATGCAAACAGCAAAGTCCAGACAGTTTAAGTACACACACTTCCAAACAAATCTCCACGCCTCCAACATGTTTTGTAGAAGGAGAAGAGAAATATGTAAAGCACATTGCCATACAACAGAGAGGTAAGTTGTACACAACCTGAGCAGATGATAAAAGACAAGCAAATGAACAAAGTTACTGAAGTCCCTATGGATCCTCATGTAACATACAGTTAAAGTACAACAGTTCCAAACTTGCTACTGCACTTCAATGTACATGTTTGAAGACCGAGGCGTGTGAGCATTACTCATATGCCCACACACAGCCTGGTATCATAGACTAGGTGTAACATTTAGTTTACTAAGACACTCAAAAtagtatgatatatatatatatatttggtatggttacataaaaaTAGGCAAAATGTAACATTTTACTGAATGGAGTGTTTCAGATATACAGTTCATACAGAagaatacaaaatgctctgagaccaggttgccacATGATATGAGATTATAGTATAATGGGCCCCAATGCCAGGTTCAGCAATTTACCCATCTAACATCAGCTTGCTTGTGCTGAGGTGGTGGCAATATTTGAGCTGTGTCCTTAAAAAAATTGACACAAAATGTATATCATAAAGTTGTGGGTGAGTTTCCCATTTTCAATATGGTTAAATGGGCAGTGAATTCACTGTACCAGACACACAGACTTTCTCTCTAGATATTATTTTGAAGACACACCTGTAAGTAAACACAGGAGTCTTATTTAGTTGATAGTCATCTGTTGTATTTTGCATGTCATGTATTCCAGGTACACTGTTATTGTATGAGTGTTTATTCTTTCATGACTAATACATCTTATTAGTCGATTTGAGTAAATGCATTCCTCGTTTATAGAGTACTCTTTGATTAGCTATACCTTCATAATTTAGTAGGTATTTTAGTACATGTTATTTACACTATAGGCTACACACAGCATTATGCATAGGCTCTAACTTTACATCTCTGGCTAGGATAGATTTGATAAATTAAAGAATGGACCGTGGTCACTATAAACAGTTCATACAGTGGTTtgtaaaagtattcacccccttggcatttttcctattttgttgccttacaacctggaatttaaattgattttaggggggtttgtatcacttgatttacacaacatttcTACCACTTCGaagatacaaaatatattttttgtgaaaaaaaaacCAACACAAAAAACAGAACCCCCCCATTTGGAAGAcaaatttgcgaccaagct
This genomic window from Oncorhynchus clarkii lewisi isolate Uvic-CL-2024 chromosome 32, UVic_Ocla_1.0, whole genome shotgun sequence contains:
- the LOC139392463 gene encoding XK-related protein 8-like — translated: MLEQPQTCGIEVYSVIMEEDGGSPLFKYPVSDFLLTVGGLVFFLLDVGLDAWAVVSFYQEEDYVFMGLLVFLLLGSSALVQAFSWLWYHYDKDGTETRTESLVKNLCSLKILHLFQMGVYLRYAGVVRISICGFCCGKRYMDGDAVYLTHDLSLLRLIEAFSESTPQLVLMITIIVQRGEVEPITILKALGSASVITVSVTMYHRSLRSFLPDKAKQGWFSSVVYFLWNLLLIGPRVAAVALFASAFPCFITAHFLSSWMVLFFFAWRLKTDFMDSAGGEWLYRATIGLIWYFSWFNVIKGDTRCQSTLYHTWIGVDIGMLCGLWVWQMKKNPPYFELPLDPYVILGIMISFYIVGLGLKVIYYKYSHPKITQLREEERCLEPEPRSEPEDLTSDCHDEVDSRLMSHRMGPTEPVIRVNKRMRNLADNFYS